Genomic segment of Drosophila willistoni isolate 14030-0811.24 chromosome 2L unlocalized genomic scaffold, UCI_dwil_1.1 Seg139, whole genome shotgun sequence:
AGTTTTCTGCTGACATGCGCATTTGCAACCCCCTCTTCCGAGGAACTCAaaattcttgttgttgtgttttctcgcattttgtgtgtgttttctgAATGGATATGCTCGTTGGGGTCTCTTCGATGACAACGTTTTGGTTGGGCTTCAGTTCGAAATAGTCGCTCCGTGCATTAGCTTCTCTTCCGTTGTTGTTTGTTGGGCCCAATTCTTGCTCTGCCTTAGCCGCCTCTGCGATATACTCTCTGTCTCTCGCTCGAGTTTTGTGTGTggacaaatatatatatatatatataatttgcatttgcatttcagtttttttattttcattttggtttttttttttagtttgttttgcAAGTGAAACAGATTTTCcaaaaatgtgtttaaatTAAGGGACTAAGTGAAAGTCGTTTGATACTAGTTAAAGCTATGTGAAATTGCCTAAAAATAGACCAAAAAAACACGGAGCAAGAGACAATACGACTACGGACTAGGAGATGAATTTTATGTTTGTGTCTTGGactgtgtctgtgtatgtTAAAAGtggaataattatttaaaaataaacatctAGTAGACATAatacttaaacaaaaaattaatccATCAGCGAAGGAGATACTgaaacacacagagagagagagagagagagagagagaggaaaactGGTGAGAAGGACCTTTCAATTAACATAATATTTTCACATCAACTTCTTTGCTCCTATAGAGTGACCAGATTTTCCATGATTTGTTGTGTTAAAGtagaaaatgttgttttttattgtctTTAAAGAAAAGTAACAGCAACTTAATAACTACCCTTCTCTTGGGCGGGGGTGGTGACCGTGTGGAATGGGGGTagttggctggttggttggttacCTGCCTTATCTCCCTTCTGGGGCTATATAAGATTGTCTCAAGTCGTACTGCAATTAGGGTAATTGCAATGACTGCAAAACTGTCTGTCTATACTGACACTTTTCTTAGGATTATATGCATTCCATTTGATTGGCAGTTACCCACAACTAATGACGTTTTGTTATATATAGTTCACTTTCCacctcactctctttctctcccccTATATATAGTTCAAGGTCATCTATCATCAAAGGATATGTagggggtgtgtgtgtgtgtgcaagttGAAGGACACTAGTTGTATGtacatctttatttttttattcatgCCTTTTTCACACTTTTCCCGCTACCCTTTTCTTTCCTTTGTTTTGTTACTAAGAATGTTAAATGGTGACATTAATTTCCCACATTTTCTTCTACTTGAAGGCGCTAATGAGTTTGTGGCATGCAACTTGGCCATTTATAAGTTACTGAAcccaagcaaaaaaaaaaaaaaagaagaaacaaatttCCTTTTGGCACTCAGCCAGGACCATATCATGCGCTTGGCTGGTCATCAGCAACAGGACCATAAGCAAAATCGAAATCAATGCAGCCATTGAACATTTAATGTTATGCAGTTTTCctattcctttttttcttgtttagtCAAAAAGCGCataataaattttctctttCAAATTGAGCACATTGGCTAACCTACTTAGGCAGACTAATTGCATTGGGGGCCAATTGCCTTTgccaacatcaacaacaacaacaatagcccACCGAAATGGAGGCAAAGTTTTCTCTGTGACCCTTCAAAATGTCGCCAGTCAGTCAGACGCCAAGACCCCTCtccaaaaatatacatataagaaaaaaggcaaaaaggaAACACAAACAACTGACAAGaagcaattttttttggccaacttTCAATACAGTAGCGGTTCAATGAGCATATAGGAAACACCCCCACTTAGTGATGCAAGATTAGATTAGTTGAAAAAAGACgttttcaagttttttaaacacttttttaTAGTCTTAGCTTTAACCCAGtgcaattttttatataatataaatgaatatGATATCTGAAGTTTatttttgcaacattttttattGCAAAGACGATTTATACATagattcatttatttaaaatcaattcgaatggattcattcGACTATCGTTTTTCTCTCactcatgcagctctctaatacCTACATCCTATAACGAAAAATAATACTTTGTTAACCTAAAATATGAAAGAGTTTATGAATGAATTCAAAACAACCGTTTAGTCGTTCATTTGTTAATAGTTTTCGATTATAGTTCTCTTTGAATCGAATAAAATATGTTCAAtacttaaaagaaaatacatgAATGAAGTAAAAAAggcttaaatataaaattttcagTCAGCTGGAATCCACTttatgtttaaatatataaaaaaccaaGTTTTTAGCATTTATTCAATTGAATACTATTCACTAAATTCACTTTAATTCGATTTTGAATGACTTACTTACTAAACTTAGCACTTAAATCTTTCTGGAATATCACAAAACGCttctttttttgaaaaatttggtTGATTGATTCACTAATTAGAGAGAACTATGTGCCCTTAATTTGGCATTCCtacatgtatatatttttatatacttatataacTTTTCAACACTTCTTTCGAATGTCAAAATAACTATTTATAatcgacaaactttgaattttgttattgttatattTGCTATTGCCCTCTCTTTGTTAATAAGAACTATCTCATACCCTACCTTTTTTCAATACTTTGAGTTTTACCTCTAACGAAAAGATTcgatattttattattattattataagtaTAAATGAACATAAagctaactatattttacaggCACTAGCAACTAGATTCGATATTCGATAACATAGTCTTTCTTTAAGCCTTTGATTTGAAAAAGGTCAACAAAATCCAATataacagttttttttttgataaaattgaattattaaGTAATAAAAACTAATCTCCTGTGTAAACTCTTGCTACTCTCTCTTCACTTTTCATCTTAGAACCGGTCCTGTTTGACATTGTTATTATGAAATAACGTAGAAAGTCAACATTTTAGAGTGGGTGGAGGCCAAGCATGAGCCTTGGAATTATCATGCTAAAGAAAGTTTAATTCTATTCATCGATTTTGTCATTTCAATTTTAGccaacaacataaaaaaataaacaaaggaCCAAGGACTTAGCATGCCAGCTGCAGTTATGGCTTCCGATATCAATTGGGATCCTGGTGAGTCATAATATatccaagaaaaaaaatacatatttacatattttaaccaaattttattaactttttttcgGCAGCGCTTTCCAAACTGTTCACCACCTTAAAAGAGTCGGATAATTTATCAAATGATCAGGAAATTGATTTTCTTAAAGCTCTACTCGAATCAAAAGAATTGAATGCTTTAGTTAATGTTCACACTAAGGTGGCAAAAGTTGGTAGAGATGATCGTCTAGCTCCTGTATTATCAACATCATCCCAAGTGCTCTATGAGGTCCTGGAACAATTATCGCAACACTGTCATCTCAACGAGGAATGCAAAGAAGTATTTCATTTGCTACAAGATGTCCATTTGCAGGTGCGAAATATATCAGAGGTCTTAGCTTGATAGTACAAATAGATAACATTACCTaagcaagaaaagaaaagaattctGAATTCCGATCCCATAACACTTTCAACTCTTTATAACGAAAGTCGTACAATAACCGAAACAAATCTATCTTTGGCTTTCGCACTTCTTAAGATGCATCTATAAATAGTGTAAAACTTATTTAACGAATACTGTTAGttatgaaacaaaaatatgttatTGACATCTGAAAATGACACATATATTAACTAAAAATGCTTTACTGTTTATCATTAAACGACTttaaatcgtttttttttcgataAATATTTAGACACTTTTACTACcaaaatttgaaaatcaattcaaagaaattttaagaaaatgaATTAATAACCGTGTAAACTTGGAAACAACCAAAAGgtttaaattaataactttTCAATAAGACCAACCTGAAGTTATAAATTGATTATCAAGAGATATTTGCATCTACAAATTGTTAATACATTGTTTATTTCTTCATAGCACTTGTTATTTGCCCATGATGCCATAGCCCAAAAGGATTTCTATCCTCATCTGCCAGAGGCTCCTGTTGAAATGGATGAAGATGAGGAGACCATTAAAATTGTTCAATTAGTTAAAAGCAATGAACCTTTGGTAAGTTAATCATCTCATTTTGtctttgtttcgtttttgtgtaTCATCTTTGGCTCATCTTCATGTTTTGTCAACTTGTCTCACCGCTCCCTACTTTTTGCCTATATATGCATagatatatttacatatacatatatatgtatatctatgtcaatatatatatgtattctgctcCTTTCTGCGCCTAAATTTTCCAAACTTCATTCATCTACCCATTCTGTTGTCCACATTCATtctaataataaatatatgcattttgctttttttaaCCGCTTGAAAATGTCGTATGAAAACGAATTCGATTAATCATtttgaataacaaaaaacaaaaaaaccaaaaactaaaaaccaaTTCATATGAttgtttcaaaaaatattgtacaaaatatatataaatatatatgaaaaacaaatataaaatcaCAGACAGGAGCACAAAGTGCGGAGCCAATTGTTGTAAGTAAACAAAATGTCCAATAGCTGTTAAAActgcaacaataacaacaataaccaacaagaaaaaaacacttgAACACTGGAACACCCACTTGTCCACAGTGCGTCCACCCACTTGACACAGAATCcctttgaacaaaaaaaaaagaaaaacaaaacgaattgtACAGAACTTTGCCTTTACTTATCACCTagatacaaaaaaacacactcacacacacacccagcTCCCCctacacacccacacccaacAACACGTACATATATTCACACCTACACTTACaccttacatatatatgaatcACTTGTTCATTTTCTCAATATCTTTCTATTTGTCCTTCTCTCAATATCTAACAGGGCGCCACCATTAAGACAGATGAGGAAACTGGCAAAATAATCATTGCAAGAATAATGCATGGCGGTGCCGCCGATCGTTCGGGTCTAATACATGTGGGTGATGAGGTTATCGAGGTTAATAGCATCAATGTGGAGGGCAAAACACCGggagatgttttaagcatattggTAAGTAACTGGAATAAATGTGattcattttgtttggttttttatataattaaaatagttaaaaaatcCAAATCCAATAAGGTCTTCTCACTTTTTGATTATATTTTCAATCTTGAATCGTCTACTCTTACATTTTCAAACTAAAACaattgtaattctcaactgtTTAAGTTTCAATCAATTATTCTCATTATTTCAACTTAATACACATATAATTCCCAACTCGTTTAAGCCTGAATTCGCTTAGTCTTACGCAGTGTTTAAATTGCTGTAGTCGAATTAgcaaaagtcataaattttgtGCTATTCATTGCTGTGACTGTTTAgcaaatatgaaaacaaatactttgtgttgcttttgcttccgaaaaaaaccgaaattaGAAAATCTAAccgaaatagaaaattttgacagcagcagcacacagcaaaaatccgaaagcaaaaaacccgacagcagcagcaatagcaaaaacccgaaacagattgctttgatagcaacagccaagttatacattttaatactaGGAACTGTTCCGACTGTTGCTATTGGCCAAATTCGGAAGTCGACGAAAGCAGCAGTCGGAAAAATAGTCGCAGCAGACTACTTGATTCTTAATTTTTGGCCTACTTTGATTTTACCTATACATACGAATTGACTAATTGATAATTTACATGTATTTAAAGAGTATTGAGTACTTTCATGTGTAAGACTCTTACGTCCAATCAAAAAGGCTTGTAGttattcaatttaattcaCTTATAAATCACCATAGATAATAAATTGTCACGATTCCGACATAATACACTGGTTGAAATTCAGTTATcaattatttttacttttctaACATAATTTACTTATAATTCCCAACTTATTTAAGGCTGAATCAGCAATAGCTAAATAACACATGCAAATCTAAAAACCTAAAACTTTGTACAGATaaattgtattgtattaaaTTATAGAATAttgttgtaaactatcaacctaactatattttacaagcactagcaactaaaaaattaaagtttgcTTATGAGGAAACAAGTTCATTTTTCTCGAACTTTTACAAGCAGGACTGTTGAAACTTGTTCACGTTACCTTACCTTTGTTACTTACTCTACCTCTCTAAAAGTTCTGATTAATTTATTCATCCTCTTTTCCATAGCAAAACTCCGAGGGCACCATTACCTTTAAGCTAGTGCCAGCGGATACCAAAAATGCCCAGCGTGAGTCCAAGGTGCGTGTGCGTGCCCATTTCGATTATAATCCCGATGTGGATCCCTATATACCCTGCAAAGAGGCTGGCCTTGGGTTTCAACGGGGCGATGTCTTGCATATAGTGGCCCAAGATGATGCCTACTGGTGGCAGGCACGCAAAGAGCATGAGCGTAGTGCTCGAGCTGGTCTTATTCCCAGTCGGGCACTGCAGGAACGTCGCATAATACACGAGAGGACACAACGTGAGGGCGGCAATGCGGATCTAGATTCGAAGCGTAAGCATCAAGAGTTATAATCACTTTATAATCTCCCCCATAACTCGCATTTACCCATATCATGCATTCATCATGCCCCTTTTGCCCCTCTCACCTAATATCAGCCGGTTCATGCGCCTCACTCTGCACCACTAATACCCCACCTGGCTCCCCGCGTTTGCATACGAGCAGCAGCAGTTCATCATGTCGCCAGCCAAAGACTAAAAAGATCATGTACGATTTGACAGAGAATGATGACTTTGATCGCGAACTGATTGCCACCTATGAGGAGGTGGCCAAATTGTATCCACGTCCGGGTGTATATCGTCCCATTGTGCTCATCGGTGCTCCAGGAGTTGGACGCAACGAGCTGCGTCGTCGTCTAATTGCCAGAGATCCGGATAAGTTTCGTAGCCCAGTGCCATGTAAGTGAAACTAAATCTATGTagatttattatattttcatCTCATCTCTCTTTTCCTAGATACTACCCGCCCAATGCGGACTGGCGAAGTGGCCGGACGGGAATATATCTTTGTGGCCCATGAGAAAATGGAAGCAGATATTGAGGCTGGCAAATTTGTCGAACATGGTGAATATAAAGGACATCTCTATGGCACTTCGGCTGAGAGTGTAAAATCCATTGTCAATGCCGGCTGTGTTTGTGTTCTAAGTCCGCATTATCAGGCAATTAAAACTTTGCGTACAGCCCAATTGAAGCCATTCCTTATACACATTAAGCCACCAGAGCTGAGTGTCCTGAAATCCACCCGCACCGAAGCACGTGCCAAATCTACATTCGATGAGGCAAATGCTCGTAGTTTCACCGACGAAGAATTCGAGGATATGATCAAATCGGCGGAACGTATAGATTTCCTTTATGGACACTTTTTCGATGTCGAGATAGTCAATGGCGAATTGATCAATGCCTTTGAGCAATTGGTTCAAAATGTTCAACGACTCGAGACGGAACCTCTCTGGGCGCCTTCCATGTGGGTGCaataaatgccaaaaaaaaaagataagagaactcaaaacaaaaaaaaaactataaacaaaaaaagttgcaTAAATCCAACACCAAAGTATTTTTTCTGCCATACCGAATTTAGCAATTTGATGCTGATGGAGTTTTTAGAAGTTAATGACTTTGAGAATGAGAGAAtgataaacaaataaaaaaatacccTAAATAAAGATATAAAACCCTTTGGGCCTGGCCTCCTCAGTCCTTTTTTTCACTATATGTACCTTGTTTTTGcatagaaaaaaagaaaaagtgaaaaacgTAAACACTATTGAAAAGaatacaataacaaaatttcaaattaactaaattaactaaaacaaGTTCATTACAAAACTATATTGTACAAATCGGATTTCTGTTCAACTATATTCTACTATTACAAATCAAGCAAATCAAATTGTATatacacaaataaaaaaaatacaatagaTTTCATTTGgttctatatataaaaatatatgtatattgtattgtattcCTGATCTGTCCTGATCTTTGAGATGTTCACATTGTTAAAAACAAAtgacaaattaataaaaaaccaaaaaagaaaatgaaaaatacataaataaaactcctattttaaagtaaaaaattaacattattctacaaattttcttcaattgaattaaattaattaagtttgagtttaagtttattttcgaCTTTTCAGAATTTTGTGATGAAAATATTACCAACTCTCCCCATCATTCtcatttttcttatttcaaaaaaactCCCAAGactataaaaacaaattagaaaaGGAATTGTGACTTGTTTTGATTTTAAGATCATTTGAATCTTTATGGATAGTAAGAAAAAAGTTCTTTAACTCTGAATTTTTTAGAAAACTTTCTTGAGAAGACAAACGATAAGAGAAGATCCAAAGTACAAACTTGTgagaaattttataattttaatagattttcaatataagaaaatgttttcagaataaatcaaacaaattCTGGTGAGTACTAAATTTAGTTTGTcctaattttttaattttatttgaagATTTAAAAATCGTTTTAATATCTGATATAACTACATATGTAGCTTTCTCTGAACTGACCAAAACAAATTAAGacacaatttaaaatatactTAGTTATGTCCAATCTGTATTTTATTACTTTCATAtcaaaatttctattttttgaaaagaattAAATCGGTATACTCAAAGACACTTTTATTCCGtagcaaataaatttcttatgataaatgttgaaaaataatgttgaaaaaaaataatcaaatatttcaaaatcttaaattgtttaaagaaagcTTAGTTGCGAGTGAGTGAATATAATTGATGTTCATTCAAGAGACTTGTTCTTTTATTAATCATTCAACTTGTTCACTTAGTGACTCACAGTTTTACTGGTTCTCCCTGAATCACTGTTCGGGTTACTCACTGTCATCTTGTTCAAacatatattcaaaattaagCTACGCAGTTATGTTGGGTCGCATGTGAGTGAGTgaagaaaatttaacaattttccaCAGTAAGTGAATAAAGCTGTTCACAAAACTTGTTCCTTTAATACTCTTGTTCTCTGGCCTATCACATTACTGACTCACTTGTTGGGGTTCTCATCCTGCAAGCAATGTTAATACCTGATTGATAATTGCAAGTTAAGCACGATCAAGAGTATATTCTTTTCACAAGAGTATAGAAAGAAAGTATGGAAACTGAACAAAAGAGTCGATTGAATAATTGAATCAAAAAATGATTCagcaaataaataagtaaGTTACTAAATGAATAACTTAGAAAAATAACTTCTTGATAAGTGAGTgaacaaattattaatttttaattttcacttacaaattattaatttgttcACTTATTAAAAAGTGACTCAGTGAATTGGTTCATCAAAATGGGGAGTTTTTGGAAATAGGTATATTTGAATTGTATTTGAAATGATATATGATAGGAAAAATACATTGAACATACGTTTTCgattataatttaattaaagttttcaAGTAATATTCCCAAAGATTCCCTTCACattaaatttcaacaaattatAGCCATGATTGatatgaaaatgtttaaaaatttgctttttattcattttttgttttctttttgtgtgtaaTTTTTTGTGACATTACAAATTAATGGAAAACTTCATTAGCGGGAAAACATTGACATTGCATAACGATTCGAAATACATTTGAATTAtccatatatacaaattacaTATTGGTCACATCTAGACATTCTATTTCTATTGTTACATTTAAATTGCGGAATAcagaaaaatacaaatttgtcctttttttttgttaattaattaatcttaATTTTGTCACTGGCAGCCCCATAATTATATGCatttttaatacatatattttcatattacctatatacaaatatatctgtttttgtttttgttgtttgtgtctTATGCATTATACAAAGTCTATACAGGATGTATTGTTCAGTTGTTgcttgattgattgattgcaaattgattttaagtcagttatgtatgtaaataaaaaacgaaGACATCGATGGAGAAGTAAAGTTCTGTAGAGCTCTCTGATTCAGGTTATATATAGTATTGACATATATCTTTCAGTTCCGGCTATAGTTGCGATTTGGGTATAGTTTTAATGGGCAGACCGTAGAAGTCAGCCAGACGATTGGCCTCACGCCAACCAGCCTCAACGGCGCCATGAACGGTTGAATAATAATGCTCACTGGATGCCTCGCCGGCAAAACAAACCAAAGGTTTGTCACAACGACTCTGTTGTAAGTCCTCCCGTTCTCTGGGCGATGTAACCACCACCGACAAGGGTTGGGCTAACTCTCTTGCTCCTGTGCCCAGCTGTTCGGTCTCCATGGATCGATAGGAATATGAGCCACGgaaattttcatttgtaaACCAAGCTGAGGTACGGAAATTCACCGGATCGGGTATGGACCAACTGAGAAAACGACGGAAAAGATACATGCAACCATCGAGTATCTCATCTCGCTCCAACGACTCCATATGTCGGCCATTAGCATTGATTATCCAACCGGCTAATACATTAGGTTGATAGCTGACACGATAGAAGCCAAATACATCTTCCAGCCAGGCACGGGATGTTCCTTTTATATCCTTTAGATCCTCATCGCGCCAGAGTAGCGTGAAACCCGTCCAATCCTCTGGCCAAAATGCCCGAGGAAATTCCACAAATATCTTATTGACAGTTCCAAATGCCAAACCATCAATAGATCGCTGTTTATCCTTGGGCAATTTGGGTTCGAAGAGACGTAAATGTTGTTCTTTGAGTACACCAAGAGACACGGTGATTATCACATGATCGGCCAGACATTTCTCGCCATTATTTAGTTCCAATTCGACTCTCTTATCATTTCGATTCCAATGGATTTTCTCCACACGACGGTTCAGTATTAAACGTTGCTCTAAAATGCcaaattctgatttcatttcACCCGATCTCATCATTAATTTGAGTAACTCTTTGTAGCCTTTATCTTTccaatttaataatatatcACCTTCACATTCCCAAAATTCTAAATAACCCTGACCCGACACTTGATCCAGGGTATCGGAGGCCTCAACGGAATTCTCAAATTTCTGATAATTATCGAAAAACTCACGGGCAATAACCTCATCAATATCACGATTTTCCGGTTGTCTCAAGACATCGAAAAATTTATTGGTCAAATAACTGCCCAGCGAACCGCTGCAATTTCTCAATTCCAATTG
This window contains:
- the LOC6638281 gene encoding MAGUK p55 subfamily member 7 isoform X3, whose translation is MPAAVMASDINWDPALSKLFTTLKESDNLSNDQEIDFLKALLESKELNALVNVHTKVAKVGRDDRLAPVLSTSSQVLYEVLEQLSQHCHLNEECKEVFHLLQDVHLQHLLFAHDAIAQKDFYPHLPEAPVEMDEDEETIKIVQLVKSNEPLTGAQSAEPIVGATIKTDEETGKIIIARIMHGGAADRSGLIHVGDEVIEVNSINVEGKTPGDVLSILQNSEGTITFKLVPADTKNAQRESKVRVRAHFDYNPDVDPYIPCKEAGLGFQRGDVLHIVAQDDAYWWQARKEHERSARAGLIPSRALQERRIIHERTQREGGNADLDSKQNDDFDRELIATYEEVAKLYPRPGVYRPIVLIGAPGVGRNELRRRLIARDPDKFRSPVPYTTRPMRTGEVAGREYIFVAHEKMEADIEAGKFVEHGEYKGHLYGTSAESVKSIVNAGCVCVLSPHYQAIKTLRTAQLKPFLIHIKPPELSVLKSTRTEARAKSTFDEANARSFTDEEFEDMIKSAERIDFLYGHFFDVEIVNGELINAFEQLVQNVQRLETEPLWAPSMWVQ
- the LOC6638281 gene encoding MAGUK p55 subfamily member 7 isoform X1, which produces MPAAVMASDINWDPALSKLFTTLKESDNLSNDQEIDFLKALLESKELNALVNVHTKVAKVGRDDRLAPVLSTSSQVLYEVLEQLSQHCHLNEECKEVFHLLQDVHLQHLLFAHDAIAQKDFYPHLPEAPVEMDEDEETIKIVQLVKSNEPLTGAQSAEPIVGATIKTDEETGKIIIARIMHGGAADRSGLIHVGDEVIEVNSINVEGKTPGDVLSILQNSEGTITFKLVPADTKNAQRESKVRVRAHFDYNPDVDPYIPCKEAGLGFQRGDVLHIVAQDDAYWWQARKEHERSARAGLIPSRALQERRIIHERTQREGGNADLDSKPGSCASLCTTNTPPGSPRLHTSSSSSSCRQPKTKKIMYDLTENDDFDRELIATYEEVAKLYPRPGVYRPIVLIGAPGVGRNELRRRLIARDPDKFRSPVPYTTRPMRTGEVAGREYIFVAHEKMEADIEAGKFVEHGEYKGHLYGTSAESVKSIVNAGCVCVLSPHYQAIKTLRTAQLKPFLIHIKPPELSVLKSTRTEARAKSTFDEANARSFTDEEFEDMIKSAERIDFLYGHFFDVEIVNGELINAFEQLVQNVQRLETEPLWAPSMWVQ
- the LOC6638281 gene encoding MAGUK p55 subfamily member 7 isoform X2 — protein: MPAAVMASDINWDPALSKLFTTLKESDNLSNDQEIDFLKALLESKELNALVNVHTKVAKVGRDDRLAPVLSTSSQVLYEVLEQLSQHCHLNEECKEVFHLLQDVHLQHLLFAHDAIAQKDFYPHLPEAPVEMDEDEETIKIVQLVKSNEPLGATIKTDEETGKIIIARIMHGGAADRSGLIHVGDEVIEVNSINVEGKTPGDVLSILQNSEGTITFKLVPADTKNAQRESKVRVRAHFDYNPDVDPYIPCKEAGLGFQRGDVLHIVAQDDAYWWQARKEHERSARAGLIPSRALQERRIIHERTQREGGNADLDSKPGSCASLCTTNTPPGSPRLHTSSSSSSCRQPKTKKIMYDLTENDDFDRELIATYEEVAKLYPRPGVYRPIVLIGAPGVGRNELRRRLIARDPDKFRSPVPYTTRPMRTGEVAGREYIFVAHEKMEADIEAGKFVEHGEYKGHLYGTSAESVKSIVNAGCVCVLSPHYQAIKTLRTAQLKPFLIHIKPPELSVLKSTRTEARAKSTFDEANARSFTDEEFEDMIKSAERIDFLYGHFFDVEIVNGELINAFEQLVQNVQRLETEPLWAPSMWVQ
- the LOC6638281 gene encoding MAGUK p55 subfamily member 7 isoform X4 is translated as MPAAVMASDINWDPALSKLFTTLKESDNLSNDQEIDFLKALLESKELNALVNVHTKVAKVGRDDRLAPVLSTSSQVLYEVLEQLSQHCHLNEECKEVFHLLQDVHLQHLLFAHDAIAQKDFYPHLPEAPVEMDEDEETIKIVQLVKSNEPLGATIKTDEETGKIIIARIMHGGAADRSGLIHVGDEVIEVNSINVEGKTPGDVLSILQNSEGTITFKLVPADTKNAQRESKVRVRAHFDYNPDVDPYIPCKEAGLGFQRGDVLHIVAQDDAYWWQARKEHERSARAGLIPSRALQERRIIHERTQREGGNADLDSKQNDDFDRELIATYEEVAKLYPRPGVYRPIVLIGAPGVGRNELRRRLIARDPDKFRSPVPYTTRPMRTGEVAGREYIFVAHEKMEADIEAGKFVEHGEYKGHLYGTSAESVKSIVNAGCVCVLSPHYQAIKTLRTAQLKPFLIHIKPPELSVLKSTRTEARAKSTFDEANARSFTDEEFEDMIKSAERIDFLYGHFFDVEIVNGELINAFEQLVQNVQRLETEPLWAPSMWVQ
- the LOC6638280 gene encoding spermine oxidase, with translation MSQPTAATKIVIIGAGASGIACATKLLEYGFQNVLLLEAESRLGGRIHTIPFGENVIDLGAQWCHGERDNIVYDLVKRHDEELLESTGPVYENYQCVRSNREIVPEHIANRLKTIVGDSLISRQLELRNCSGSLGSYLTNKFFDVLRQPENRDIDEVIAREFFDNYQKFENSVEASDTLDQVSGQGYLEFWECEGDILLNWKDKGYKELLKLMMRSGEMKSEFGILEQRLILNRRVEKIHWNRNDKRVELELNNGEKCLADHVIITVSLGVLKEQHLRLFEPKLPKDKQRSIDGLAFGTVNKIFVEFPRAFWPEDWTGFTLLWRDEDLKDIKGTSRAWLEDVFGFYRVSYQPNVLAGWIINANGRHMESLERDEILDGCMYLFRRFLSWSIPDPVNFRTSAWFTNENFRGSYSYRSMETEQLGTGARELAQPLSVVVTSPREREDLQQSRCDKPLVCFAGEASSEHYYSTVHGAVEAGWREANRLADFYGLPIKTIPKSQL